The Sphingosinicella humi genome has a window encoding:
- a CDS encoding sensor histidine kinase → MAEGWRHSLSADSWRTLPPRLYIALVGQLFGTPPSVNMLEVLIVAAIGGLASWRSGDLVLAALTAATCAAILAIVPMRRHYAKRRILEQSAEAVRAFERRFEWLSWGVTAGIGLMGARAILASGDTLVHLMIGLIALGAAWVSVRYHYRPRIALGRIVGVNGLLGLALILSGNPYYLALGLVALAATRLSIGICAQLHNNAVTLLTTIEEKERLADLIETAHADLERRERERGAAEAALRRLQSEVGDAARLSAMGAMASTLAHELNQPLTAVANYVRGSRRLLERPTQANLEEVAEALAAAEEGTLRAGEIIRRLRGLVYRGAADTRPEDLDLLIHESVRLALSDISPAQVTCRLDLAAEARWAYVDQVQIQQVLINLIRNAAEAMETAPVREIVIATRLLREDLIEVTVADTGPGIGDIADAVLFAPFHSTKAEGLGIGLAISRTIVEAHGGKIWANNGPAGGAVFRLTLTSAPPPTSGKDRDNRIARK, encoded by the coding sequence GTGGCTGAAGGATGGCGGCACTCTCTCAGCGCGGACTCCTGGCGGACGCTGCCGCCGCGTCTCTACATAGCGCTCGTCGGCCAGCTGTTCGGCACGCCGCCTTCAGTCAACATGCTGGAAGTGCTGATCGTGGCGGCGATCGGCGGACTGGCATCCTGGCGGTCGGGCGACCTGGTGCTCGCCGCCCTCACCGCCGCGACCTGCGCGGCGATCCTGGCGATCGTTCCGATGCGGCGCCATTACGCAAAGCGACGGATATTGGAGCAAAGCGCCGAAGCGGTCCGCGCCTTCGAGCGGCGCTTCGAATGGCTTTCCTGGGGCGTCACTGCCGGAATCGGCCTGATGGGCGCCCGCGCGATATTGGCCAGCGGCGACACGCTCGTTCACTTGATGATAGGTCTCATCGCCCTCGGCGCCGCCTGGGTGAGCGTGCGCTATCATTACCGCCCCCGCATCGCATTGGGCCGCATCGTGGGGGTCAACGGTTTGTTGGGCCTTGCCCTGATCCTGTCGGGAAATCCCTATTATCTGGCGCTGGGGCTCGTCGCGCTGGCCGCCACCCGCCTGTCGATTGGCATCTGCGCACAGCTTCACAACAACGCCGTCACCCTCTTGACGACGATCGAAGAGAAGGAGCGGTTGGCGGATCTCATCGAGACGGCCCATGCCGACCTCGAGCGGCGCGAACGTGAGCGCGGCGCGGCGGAGGCGGCGCTGCGCCGCCTCCAATCGGAGGTCGGCGATGCCGCGCGGTTGAGCGCGATGGGCGCGATGGCCTCGACGCTCGCGCACGAACTCAACCAGCCGCTCACCGCCGTCGCCAATTACGTCCGCGGCAGCCGTCGGCTGCTTGAGAGGCCGACACAAGCCAATCTCGAGGAAGTCGCCGAGGCGCTGGCGGCGGCCGAGGAGGGAACGTTGCGCGCCGGCGAAATCATCCGCCGGCTGCGCGGCCTCGTCTATCGAGGTGCAGCCGATACGCGACCGGAAGATCTCGACTTGCTAATCCACGAGTCCGTCAGGCTTGCCCTGTCCGACATCAGTCCGGCGCAGGTCACCTGTCGCTTGGATCTCGCCGCGGAAGCCCGCTGGGCCTATGTCGACCAGGTGCAGATCCAGCAGGTGCTGATCAACCTCATCCGCAATGCAGCCGAGGCGATGGAGACCGCGCCGGTGCGCGAGATCGTAATCGCAACGCGCCTGCTTCGCGAGGATCTCATCGAGGTCACCGTCGCCGATACCGGCCCTGGCATTGGCGATATCGCCGACGCGGTGCTGTTCGCGCCTTTCCACAGCACCAAGGCCGAAGGGCTGGGGATCGGATTGGCGATCAGCCGCACCATCGTCGAGGCTCATGGCGGAAAGATCTGGGCGAACAACGGGCCCGCCGGGGGGGCCGTCTTCCGCCTGACCCTGACGTCCGCGCCCCCTCCGACTAGCGGCAAGGATAGGGATAACCGGATCGCCCGCAAATAG
- a CDS encoding DNA-3-methyladenine glycosylase family protein encodes MGIPVEALRESLDELAKREPAFAAALSRVGYPEPRISEPGYITLLRAIVGQQVSIKAAAAIWEKLDAAVGGCGDPRKIAAASEETLRGAGLSRQKVVYAQSLADEVLAKRIDLADLPTDDEEAIKLLTHIKGIGRWTAEIYLLFAEGRTDIWPAGDLAIQMEVGRILNLPEKPSEKRIRELAEAWRPHRGAAAVFSWHHRRVAPI; translated from the coding sequence GTGGGCATTCCGGTTGAGGCATTGCGGGAATCGCTGGACGAGCTGGCGAAGCGGGAACCCGCCTTCGCCGCGGCGCTGTCCCGCGTCGGCTATCCGGAGCCTAGGATCAGCGAGCCCGGCTACATCACCTTGCTGCGCGCCATCGTCGGCCAGCAGGTGAGCATCAAGGCCGCCGCCGCCATCTGGGAAAAGCTCGACGCCGCGGTCGGCGGCTGCGGCGATCCGCGCAAGATCGCGGCCGCGAGCGAGGAGACGCTACGCGGCGCAGGCCTCTCGCGCCAGAAAGTCGTCTACGCCCAAAGCCTCGCCGATGAGGTGCTGGCCAAGAGGATCGACCTCGCGGACCTTCCGACTGACGACGAGGAAGCGATCAAGCTCCTCACCCACATCAAGGGCATCGGCCGCTGGACCGCCGAAATCTATCTTCTCTTCGCGGAAGGCCGCACCGACATCTGGCCCGCCGGCGACCTCGCCATCCAGATGGAAGTCGGCCGCATCCTGAACCTACCCGAAAAGCCCAGCGAGAAACGCATTCGCGAGCTCGCCGAAGCGTGGCGCCCGCATCGCGGCGCGGCGGCCGTCTTCAGCTGGCACCATCGCCGCGTCGCGCCGATCTGA
- a CDS encoding 2Fe-2S iron-sulfur cluster-binding protein has translation MPKLTVVTRDGTEMTIEGRAGLSVMEVIRDNGLDELLALCGGCCSCATCHVQVDEAWTDALPPKSDDEDDLLDSSDHKQANSRLSCQIQFSDALDGMRVTIAPED, from the coding sequence ATGCCCAAGCTCACGGTCGTTACTCGCGATGGAACGGAAATGACGATCGAAGGGCGCGCCGGGCTTAGCGTCATGGAGGTGATCCGCGACAATGGCCTGGACGAGCTGCTGGCGCTATGCGGCGGCTGCTGCTCCTGCGCCACCTGTCACGTCCAGGTCGACGAGGCATGGACGGACGCCCTGCCGCCCAAAAGTGACGACGAGGACGACCTGCTCGACAGCTCGGACCACAAGCAGGCGAACAGCCGCCTGTCCTGCCAGATCCAGTTCAGCGACGCGCTGGACGGGATGCGCGTGACGATCGCGCCAGAGGACTAA
- the rlmB gene encoding 23S rRNA (guanosine(2251)-2'-O)-methyltransferase RlmB produces the protein MRRKARQATKAENRPRFWGRHAVAAALANPERTIVRLWLTREAAHAFDVDPSIPVTYADAADLGRLVPRDAPHQGVVAEVDKLPDLWLGDIVEGAPERRPLLVLDQVTDPHNVGAILRSAAAFDALGIVTQDRHAPPESGALAKAASGALETVPWVRVVNLARALDEIAEAGFWRVGLTGEADMTLAEAMGPPRIALVLGAEGEGMRQNTETHCDALARLPISDRIESLNVSNAAAIALYAATVGRA, from the coding sequence ATGCGTCGTAAAGCCCGTCAGGCCACCAAGGCCGAGAACCGCCCTCGCTTCTGGGGCCGCCACGCGGTCGCGGCCGCGCTCGCCAATCCCGAGCGCACGATCGTCCGGCTGTGGCTGACGCGGGAGGCGGCTCACGCCTTCGACGTCGATCCGTCGATCCCCGTCACCTACGCCGATGCCGCCGATCTCGGCCGGCTGGTGCCGCGCGACGCGCCGCACCAGGGCGTCGTCGCCGAAGTCGATAAGCTGCCGGACCTCTGGCTCGGCGACATTGTGGAGGGCGCGCCAGAGCGCCGCCCCTTGCTGGTCCTCGATCAGGTGACCGATCCCCACAATGTCGGCGCCATCCTCCGCTCCGCAGCCGCTTTCGACGCGCTCGGCATCGTCACCCAGGACCGCCACGCTCCGCCCGAATCCGGGGCGCTCGCCAAGGCGGCGAGCGGCGCGCTGGAGACGGTGCCCTGGGTCCGCGTCGTCAACCTCGCCCGCGCCCTCGACGAGATCGCCGAAGCCGGCTTCTGGCGCGTCGGCCTCACCGGCGAGGCGGACATGACCCTGGCGGAAGCCATGGGTCCGCCCCGTATCGCGCTTGTCCTGGGCGCCGAGGGCGAAGGCATGCGCCAGAACACCGAGACCCATTGTGACGCCCTCGCCCGCCTCCCCATCAGCGACCGCATCGAAAGCCTCAATGTTTCCAATGCCGCCGCCATCGCGCTTTACGCGGCGACGGTGGGCCGCGCTTAG